From Chlamydiifrater volucris, one genomic window encodes:
- a CDS encoding YbaB/EbfC family nucleoid-associated protein, with protein MGSGFAKKKKEAKLMEQRFREMEASLQEQRIEGSSGNGLVTIILNGKGDLVDISIKPECIDPEDPECLEDLIKAAYKNAREVMMESNETLGSSPFPF; from the coding sequence ATGGGTAGTGGTTTTGCCAAAAAGAAAAAGGAAGCTAAATTAATGGAACAACGCTTTCGAGAAATGGAAGCCTCCTTGCAAGAGCAGCGCATAGAAGGGTCTTCGGGCAACGGATTAGTGACCATTATTCTTAATGGAAAAGGAGATCTTGTCGATATTTCCATAAAACCAGAATGTATTGATCCGGAAGACCCTGAATGCCTAGAAGACCTCATTAAGGCTGCATATAAAAATGCTAGAGAAGTAATGATGGAGTCTAACGAAACTTTGGGCTCTTCCCCCTTCCCTTTTTAA
- the ptsP gene encoding phosphoenolpyruvate--protein phosphotransferase, with translation MNDHCLSEEQRFRGTSIVAGISVGKANFLSKTEACISELTLPQEEVEHEINRYYRALKNSGSDIAALKEKNKGEQGYSEVSAILQAHLEIIKDPLITEEVVDTIRKDRKNAEYVLSSVIERIEEKISNSSGSSVVVDRLQDIQDVSNRIIGHLCSNRKDDIGEVGQNHIIFSKELIPSDIAGANSSYIRAFVSLKGSATSHTAIVARAKGIPYVAGIPWETIEKYHGCMVIVDAVNGEVVFNPKASTLEFYYEKKRFWEESKTVDHSSSNLKQSHLKISANIESIDALRSLQNDYPNVAVGLFRSEFPILEDVDNFCFHKQLHAYKLLASHRAAFPSVLRLFDFGGDKVYEGFSGSESERSLRWLIRHPEVLDVQLKAALLATASGPLRVLIPWVSDVSEFRFIRNRMLELVEGCQKEDPSCSFQKISLGCMVEVPSMVFLMEEFARESDFFAIGTNDLSRNVLVLDRDQEGDSHLEAPLHPAVIRMISRIVKVAKNANRKVCLCGEVAGDPRFIPLLVGLGVQEVSISLAAIDQVSSIASTLDLVECRNLAARALEATCIEELPDYLQRHQTIK, from the coding sequence ATGAACGATCATTGTTTATCAGAGGAGCAACGTTTTCGGGGAACGTCTATTGTTGCAGGAATTTCTGTAGGCAAAGCCAATTTTTTGTCTAAAACAGAGGCATGCATCAGTGAACTTACCTTGCCTCAGGAGGAGGTTGAGCATGAAATCAACAGGTACTACAGGGCATTAAAAAATTCTGGTTCCGACATTGCAGCGTTGAAGGAAAAAAATAAAGGGGAACAGGGGTACTCAGAAGTTTCTGCTATTCTTCAAGCACATTTAGAAATTATCAAAGATCCTTTGATCACTGAGGAAGTCGTTGATACGATACGCAAAGATAGAAAGAATGCCGAATATGTGCTTTCGTCTGTCATAGAGCGCATAGAAGAGAAAATCTCCAATTCCTCCGGAAGCAGTGTGGTTGTAGACAGGCTACAGGACATCCAGGACGTTTCCAATCGCATCATAGGGCATTTGTGCAGCAATCGTAAAGATGATATAGGGGAAGTTGGACAAAATCATATTATTTTTTCTAAAGAATTAATTCCTTCTGATATTGCTGGGGCCAATTCATCATACATTCGGGCTTTTGTGTCTTTGAAGGGGTCTGCAACATCGCACACAGCCATTGTCGCAAGAGCAAAAGGTATTCCCTATGTTGCGGGGATACCCTGGGAAACGATAGAGAAGTACCATGGTTGTATGGTCATAGTTGATGCTGTCAATGGAGAGGTTGTTTTCAATCCTAAAGCATCAACTTTGGAATTTTACTACGAGAAAAAAAGGTTCTGGGAAGAATCTAAGACGGTTGATCATTCTTCATCTAATTTGAAACAATCGCATTTAAAAATTTCTGCTAACATAGAAAGCATCGATGCGTTACGTTCGTTGCAAAATGACTATCCTAATGTAGCAGTAGGTTTGTTTCGTTCCGAATTTCCCATTCTGGAAGACGTAGATAATTTTTGTTTCCATAAACAATTACATGCGTACAAGCTATTAGCTTCCCATAGAGCAGCTTTTCCGTCTGTTTTGCGTTTGTTTGATTTTGGTGGGGATAAGGTTTACGAAGGGTTTTCTGGTTCTGAATCAGAACGATCTTTACGTTGGCTGATTCGCCATCCTGAGGTCTTGGATGTACAACTAAAAGCTGCTTTGTTGGCAACAGCATCAGGGCCTCTCAGAGTGCTGATACCATGGGTTTCGGATGTTAGTGAGTTTAGGTTTATCAGAAACCGAATGCTAGAACTCGTTGAGGGTTGCCAGAAAGAAGACCCTTCTTGTTCTTTTCAAAAGATTTCTTTGGGATGCATGGTGGAGGTGCCTTCTATGGTTTTTCTAATGGAGGAGTTTGCTCGAGAGAGTGATTTTTTTGCTATAGGGACCAACGATTTATCAAGGAATGTTCTGGTCTTAGACAGAGACCAAGAGGGGGACTCCCACTTGGAAGCACCTTTGCACCCTGCTGTGATTCGTATGATTTCTCGAATTGTCAAGGTAGCAAAGAATGCTAATAGAAAAGTGTGCCTTTGTGGGGAAGTTGCTGGTGATCCAAGATTTATTCCTCTTCTAGTAGGATTGGGTGTACAAGAAGTCTCTATTTCGTTGGCTGCCATTGATCAGGTAAGTTCTATAGCTTCAACACTGGATTTAGTTGAATGCCGCAACCTGGCTGCAAGAGCTCTGGAAGCAACATGCATTGAAGAACTTCCTGATTATCTACAAAGACACCAAACCATCAAGTGA
- a CDS encoding hydroxymethylbilane synthase: MLLNSSNKDPLHAFRIGKKVLSIAARQSSLSKVQAVGFIAKLKSWYPKLTYRLITTPTYGDKNKHLPLSSVTYEDFFTREVDDLLMDDSCDIAIHSAKDLPLSPSPDIHIVAVTSGEDPRDVLVYRHKTIPQNCTVGCSSERRMLAVRAIYPHALFKDIRGNIEERLYQLKSGKFDAIVVAKVALQRLNLNLDNTILLPPPHHPLQGKLAITVKKHPQSWRKMLMPFHDSSAIVSEYLHIFDETLHKETTEL; encoded by the coding sequence ATGCTATTGAACTCCTCGAATAAAGATCCTCTCCATGCCTTCCGTATAGGCAAAAAAGTTCTCTCCATCGCTGCTCGACAGTCTTCGCTATCTAAAGTTCAGGCTGTAGGATTTATAGCAAAATTGAAATCTTGGTACCCTAAGCTTACGTATCGATTAATTACCACACCAACCTATGGAGACAAGAACAAGCATCTCCCATTGAGCTCTGTTACATATGAAGATTTTTTTACAAGAGAAGTTGACGACCTATTGATGGATGATTCATGCGATATTGCTATCCATTCTGCTAAGGATCTTCCCCTTTCTCCCTCCCCAGACATTCACATTGTCGCCGTCACTTCAGGAGAAGATCCCAGGGACGTTCTTGTTTACAGGCATAAGACCATCCCCCAAAACTGCACAGTAGGATGCTCGTCAGAAAGAAGAATGCTAGCCGTTCGAGCTATCTACCCACATGCCCTTTTCAAAGATATTCGAGGAAATATTGAAGAACGTCTTTATCAGCTGAAATCTGGAAAATTCGATGCTATCGTCGTAGCAAAGGTAGCTTTACAAAGATTAAACCTTAACCTAGACAACACCATCCTATTGCCCCCTCCCCATCATCCACTCCAAGGAAAGTTAGCAATTACAGTAAAAAAACATCCCCAATCCTGGAGAAAAATGCTCATGCCTTTTCACGACAGCTCTGCAATCGTCTCCGAATATTTGCATATATTTGACGAGACGTTGCATAAGGAAACAACCGAGCTATAA
- a CDS encoding HDIG domain-containing metalloprotein, producing MGDYVDLRRRSCSSCKFSGVKRKLTHFCMKGLAIGLIGSSLFLFSWLKVFYLPSYSLGDVAHEAIISPVDLEISLDIRTVFGDELPDSFGKAYSLAFKDCSGEGGSGSGKLEEDVHRKLTASPSLPREEAEAVLKSARDFLRSVCFVDLSTHWCLEELRPSSIQGLSRLILPVKMSVDSEIFVSECLGKIRRHLEEKGFPELAIQSALSRLGHSQLDVVLDKETSVFFRNELSTAKRVAKVPKGSVLVAKYQRIGPKELKKIRFLRSSLDRTSTILTQRRIIESFLFSLIVIFIGFLLLRFLKTELFVSTDKFILYALIISFSLFVTKLVEIFFASGVLHLSEWASYPLLVPFTSILIARLVGVPVAGITGVLLAIIYTLGSDIWNSSTFLGVNLLCTLYASVIMEKSQRLSAIFGVGIRLWIVSVNVLSAVRLFLGNWSIEAFYVDCSSSLVYCFVTVIVVVGLIPILESYFGASSNDYLLALLDSDCPLLKRLFEEAPGTYQHSVLVGSLAEAAANAIGADGLFCRVAAQYHDIGKLICPEFFIENRSIAKGGASFSKDPIETARLIISHVSEGVELAKKAGLPESFIRVIEEHHGTSLLRSVYHEYVQSHSLVGKKDEELFRYQGRKPSTRESTILMIVDSVEAASRSLDEINEDSVNELIKKIIAQKLFDEQFSCSPINLEELAIIHSVIVKMLCSALHSRNKYPEATILIDDEKNEKGIIV from the coding sequence ATGGGCGATTATGTAGACCTGAGGCGGCGGTCCTGTTCGAGTTGTAAGTTTTCTGGGGTCAAGAGGAAGCTGACCCATTTTTGCATGAAAGGGTTAGCTATTGGGTTGATAGGGAGTTCTCTGTTCCTGTTTTCGTGGTTGAAGGTCTTTTACCTCCCATCATATTCTTTAGGAGATGTGGCTCATGAGGCTATAATTTCTCCCGTGGATCTGGAGATCTCTTTAGATATTAGGACGGTCTTTGGGGATGAGTTACCAGATTCCTTCGGGAAAGCATATAGCCTGGCTTTTAAGGATTGCTCTGGAGAAGGTGGGAGTGGTTCAGGAAAGTTGGAGGAAGATGTACACAGAAAATTAACTGCATCGCCATCCCTTCCCCGAGAAGAAGCCGAAGCTGTATTGAAGTCTGCTAGAGATTTTCTCCGTTCGGTCTGTTTTGTAGATCTGTCCACGCATTGGTGCTTAGAGGAGCTTAGACCTTCTTCCATTCAGGGCTTATCGCGGCTTATTCTTCCTGTAAAGATGTCCGTAGATTCAGAAATCTTTGTTTCGGAGTGTTTAGGAAAGATTCGGCGTCACCTCGAGGAGAAAGGCTTTCCAGAGTTGGCTATTCAGTCTGCACTTTCTAGGTTAGGACATAGTCAATTAGATGTTGTTTTGGATAAAGAGACGTCGGTCTTTTTTAGGAACGAACTGTCTACGGCGAAACGAGTAGCAAAGGTTCCTAAAGGGTCTGTGTTGGTTGCTAAGTACCAAAGGATAGGTCCTAAAGAGTTGAAAAAAATTCGTTTCTTAAGAAGTAGTTTGGACAGGACCTCTACGATTCTTACTCAGAGAAGGATAATAGAGAGTTTTCTTTTTAGTTTAATAGTTATTTTTATTGGCTTTTTGCTTCTTCGGTTTTTAAAAACTGAATTATTCGTATCTACGGACAAATTTATTCTTTACGCACTAATTATTAGCTTTTCTTTATTTGTTACTAAATTGGTAGAAATCTTTTTTGCTTCAGGGGTGTTACACCTCAGTGAGTGGGCTTCGTATCCTCTTCTAGTGCCCTTCACCAGCATATTGATTGCTCGTTTAGTGGGGGTCCCCGTTGCAGGTATCACAGGGGTGCTCTTAGCTATAATCTATACTTTAGGGTCTGATATTTGGAATAGCAGCACTTTTTTAGGTGTAAATTTGCTGTGTACCCTTTATGCTTCAGTTATTATGGAAAAATCACAGAGATTGTCTGCGATTTTTGGTGTTGGGATTCGGTTGTGGATAGTCTCTGTTAATGTGTTGTCCGCTGTGCGGCTGTTTTTGGGTAATTGGTCGATAGAAGCTTTTTACGTAGATTGTTCTAGCAGCCTTGTTTATTGTTTTGTCACCGTCATAGTTGTTGTAGGTCTCATACCTATTTTAGAGAGTTATTTTGGGGCTTCAAGTAACGATTATTTGCTCGCCTTACTAGATTCTGATTGTCCTCTTTTAAAACGTCTTTTCGAAGAAGCTCCGGGAACCTATCAGCATTCAGTCCTTGTCGGAAGTTTGGCTGAGGCAGCGGCAAACGCTATAGGGGCTGACGGGTTATTTTGTCGCGTCGCTGCGCAGTATCACGACATTGGTAAGTTGATATGTCCTGAGTTTTTCATAGAAAACCGATCGATAGCTAAAGGTGGGGCTTCTTTTTCCAAAGACCCTATCGAGACGGCTCGGCTTATTATATCACATGTTTCAGAAGGTGTGGAATTGGCCAAAAAGGCCGGTTTACCAGAATCTTTTATTCGTGTCATAGAAGAGCATCACGGCACATCCCTCTTACGCTCTGTGTATCACGAATATGTCCAAAGTCATTCCCTTGTGGGAAAGAAAGATGAAGAACTATTCAGGTATCAAGGCAGGAAACCATCGACGAGAGAGTCTACAATTTTAATGATAGTAGATTCTGTTGAAGCGGCCTCACGTTCTTTGGATGAAATTAATGAAGATTCAGTCAATGAATTGATAAAGAAAATTATTGCTCAGAAATTATTTGATGAGCAGTTTTCTTGTTCTCCCATTAATTTGGAGGAGCTTGCGATTATTCACTCTGTTATAGTAAAAATGCTTTGTAGCGCCTTGCATTCTAGAAATAAATATCCAGAAGCTACGATTCTTATTGATGACGAAAAGAATGAAAAGGGGATTATTGTTTAG
- a CDS encoding HPr family phosphocarrier protein, translated as MHSKGLCKKNKTIMLKVLNKSGMHVRPAGTVVRLFEGSDCEITFTYAGETVNARSVMSILMLGIPYEGEVEVNFCGEDAEELAAKLQEVFARKFDEE; from the coding sequence ATGCACTCTAAAGGACTTTGTAAAAAGAATAAAACCATCATGTTAAAGGTTTTGAATAAAAGCGGAATGCATGTGCGTCCGGCAGGAACAGTGGTACGTTTATTTGAGGGAAGTGATTGTGAAATAACTTTTACTTATGCTGGAGAAACAGTGAATGCTAGAAGCGTTATGAGCATTCTTATGCTGGGAATTCCTTATGAAGGAGAGGTAGAAGTTAATTTTTGTGGAGAAGATGCTGAAGAGTTGGCGGCTAAGTTGCAAGAAGTTTTTGCTAGAAAATTTGATGAGGAATGA
- the dnaX gene encoding DNA polymerase III subunit gamma/tau translates to MTPSKSYIVSARKYRPKKFCDIIGQPSAVTVLQNALRLNRSAHAYVFCGTRGTGKTTLARLFAKSLNCSNLSSDIEPCNVCPSCAEISQGNSLDVLEIDGASHRGIEDIRQINETVIFAPAKSAYKIFIIDEVHMLTKEAFNALLKTLEEPPNHVKFFLATTEPHRIPTTVLSRCQRITLKRIPENLIVKKLQKMAQECGLKSTEEALLPIARAAEGSLRDAESMYDFVVSMYPDELSTEAVCDAVGIPLPNTLSDLHQNILEKNYPRIFSITNELFESGKSIAHFLDCLINFYCSALSSTDSKTKLNISEDKLLEITDFLSRSVANLSKTVFEKTFLESTLIQLIYLINRPSSTEILKEVRALKASLPLNNTTLQTTSESSAILKEEAKKDLFNELRSLQPTDNSPTQKPSSSPQAQDFNNLIPSPESSPKTYSTPSSTTPASTKSKSSKLISIEESAFTDTILQFTSVEFSGILTKGK, encoded by the coding sequence ATGACGCCCTCTAAATCCTATATAGTTTCTGCAAGAAAATATCGCCCTAAAAAGTTTTGTGACATTATAGGGCAGCCCTCGGCTGTCACCGTTCTACAAAATGCTTTACGCCTTAACAGGTCGGCCCATGCTTACGTCTTTTGTGGCACAAGAGGGACAGGAAAAACCACTTTAGCTAGGTTATTTGCGAAGTCACTAAATTGCTCAAACCTTTCGTCAGACATAGAACCCTGTAATGTCTGTCCCTCGTGTGCAGAAATCTCTCAAGGAAACTCTTTAGACGTTTTGGAAATTGATGGCGCTTCTCATAGGGGAATTGAGGATATTCGCCAAATCAACGAGACAGTAATTTTTGCGCCAGCAAAATCTGCTTACAAAATATTTATTATTGATGAAGTTCATATGCTTACCAAAGAAGCTTTTAATGCTTTACTCAAAACTTTGGAAGAACCCCCTAACCACGTAAAGTTTTTTCTTGCGACAACGGAACCCCATCGAATTCCCACCACTGTCCTAAGTCGTTGTCAACGGATCACTCTTAAAAGAATCCCCGAGAACCTCATTGTAAAAAAATTACAAAAAATGGCCCAGGAATGTGGACTAAAATCCACAGAAGAGGCTCTACTACCTATAGCTAGAGCAGCCGAAGGCAGCCTAAGAGATGCAGAGTCCATGTACGACTTTGTCGTATCCATGTACCCTGATGAGTTGTCTACAGAAGCCGTTTGTGACGCCGTAGGTATTCCTTTGCCAAATACTTTATCTGACTTGCACCAAAACATCTTAGAGAAAAACTACCCTCGTATCTTCTCTATCACTAATGAACTTTTTGAATCGGGAAAAAGCATTGCTCACTTTCTAGACTGCCTTATTAACTTTTATTGTTCAGCCCTTTCATCTACTGACTCAAAAACAAAATTAAATATTTCTGAAGATAAGCTTTTGGAAATTACAGATTTCCTAAGTAGATCTGTTGCTAACCTTAGCAAAACCGTCTTCGAGAAAACTTTCTTGGAGTCCACACTCATTCAACTTATCTACTTGATCAATAGACCTTCCTCAACGGAAATTTTAAAGGAAGTTCGAGCATTAAAGGCGTCTCTACCCCTTAACAATACTACTCTCCAAACAACCTCAGAAAGCTCAGCGATCCTCAAAGAAGAGGCAAAGAAAGACTTGTTTAACGAGCTACGCTCCCTTCAGCCTACAGATAATTCTCCAACCCAAAAACCATCCTCTTCCCCCCAAGCTCAAGACTTTAATAACTTGATCCCTTCCCCCGAATCATCTCCAAAAACATACAGCACACCATCTTCCACAACGCCTGCATCTACAAAATCTAAAAGTTCTAAATTGATTTCTATAGAAGAATCAGCATTCACTGATACAATACTTCAGTTCACTTCTGTTGAATTTTCAGGAATCCTCACAAAAGGAAAATAA
- a CDS encoding SDR family NAD(P)-dependent oxidoreductase, translating into MMTCIIGAGSGIGRALALFLARKGHSLILSFPSEASKTLFFDHEFFPKAECYCHVGDLTKKNVQEELLSMLSTRDIDNYVFCAGKGFYGDACDIEQEKVFSMLNINVLATTQLLLRVLQIIRDRHCKATVLVVSSSSGEVVAPGMAVYGASKAYQTALVQSLDAEFKQYGIRVLVGCPGLVKTPFVSKACCSEFNNWREPHISAEKAAKILWVMLKKGRGKYVFPFFTKVGVFIARLFPYATSRQIYANIRRRLQSCREKA; encoded by the coding sequence ATGATGACATGCATTATTGGGGCGGGTTCCGGTATAGGGAGGGCGTTGGCTTTGTTTCTTGCGCGCAAGGGGCATTCTTTAATACTCTCCTTTCCTTCAGAAGCGTCTAAAACTCTTTTTTTTGATCATGAGTTTTTCCCAAAGGCAGAATGTTATTGTCATGTGGGGGATTTAACGAAAAAAAATGTTCAAGAAGAGCTATTGAGCATGCTTTCTACAAGGGATATTGATAATTATGTTTTTTGTGCTGGAAAAGGGTTTTATGGTGATGCTTGTGATATAGAACAAGAAAAAGTTTTTTCTATGTTAAATATTAATGTGTTAGCTACAACTCAATTGCTTCTTCGTGTTTTGCAAATTATCAGGGATAGACATTGTAAAGCGACTGTTTTGGTTGTCAGTTCCTCTTCAGGTGAAGTGGTGGCTCCTGGGATGGCTGTGTATGGAGCTTCAAAGGCATACCAGACAGCTTTAGTTCAATCTTTAGATGCGGAATTTAAACAGTATGGAATTAGGGTTTTGGTAGGATGTCCGGGATTAGTAAAGACCCCTTTTGTTTCGAAGGCATGCTGTTCAGAATTCAATAACTGGAGAGAGCCTCATATTTCTGCAGAAAAAGCTGCAAAAATTCTTTGGGTAATGTTGAAGAAAGGAAGAGGGAAATATGTGTTCCCGTTCTTTACCAAGGTAGGAGTGTTTATAGCTCGGTTGTTTCCTTATGCAACGTCTCGTCAAATATATGCAAATATTCGGAGACGATTGCAGAGCTGTCGTGAAAAGGCATGA
- the radA gene encoding DNA repair protein RadA — translation MKVKTRWYCTNCGEEEAKWSGQCPQCQEWNTFVEKTVAPSSLNSAYVSQSCSIPPVALDSVVHDNTTRILTGIESLDRMMGEGIVKGSLTLIGGDPGIGKSTLLLQISHRLANQSLKILYVCGEESVLQTSLRAKRLEVSSSNIFLLCETNLEAIQQRVRELSPDILVIDSIQILFSSEIASSPGSVAQVREVSARLMYFSKREELTTFIIGHVTKSGEIAGPRVLEHLMDTVLYFEGDSDRQYRMIRSVKNRFGPSNELAIFSMTDSGLKEIINPSGMFLKERDNSCSGSSVTPIIEGSRTFLVEIQALATKSPYPNPMRKTTGFDSNRFSLLLAVLEKRANVRLYNTDIFISVIGGLKLTEPAADLAAALAILSSFSSKIIPVNMAFLGELGLNGEVRSAAHIEKRLKECLLMGFSRIVIPHRQLSSLPEKLKKELQIIGVRTIRDAIELLE, via the coding sequence ATGAAAGTTAAAACTCGGTGGTATTGCACAAATTGCGGGGAGGAAGAAGCTAAATGGAGTGGGCAATGCCCTCAGTGCCAGGAATGGAACACCTTCGTAGAAAAGACAGTCGCCCCGTCCTCATTAAATTCTGCATATGTTTCTCAAAGTTGTTCTATACCTCCTGTTGCCCTCGACTCTGTTGTTCATGACAACACCACAAGAATTTTAACGGGCATAGAAAGCCTTGATAGGATGATGGGAGAGGGAATTGTCAAGGGCAGTCTTACGCTTATAGGCGGAGATCCAGGTATAGGAAAATCGACTCTCTTATTGCAAATCTCTCATCGATTAGCGAATCAATCTTTGAAAATTCTTTATGTCTGCGGGGAGGAGTCTGTCCTTCAAACTTCCTTAAGAGCAAAAAGGTTAGAAGTATCTTCCTCTAATATTTTCCTCCTTTGCGAGACTAACCTGGAAGCTATTCAGCAACGAGTGCGGGAATTATCTCCTGACATCCTTGTCATAGATTCTATACAGATACTATTCTCATCCGAAATAGCTTCTTCTCCAGGCTCTGTAGCCCAAGTACGAGAAGTCTCCGCTCGCTTAATGTACTTCTCCAAGAGAGAAGAACTAACTACTTTCATTATTGGCCATGTCACAAAATCTGGAGAGATCGCTGGTCCCAGAGTTCTAGAACACCTCATGGATACTGTCCTATATTTTGAGGGAGATAGTGATCGGCAATATCGCATGATACGCTCTGTGAAAAATCGGTTCGGTCCCTCTAATGAATTGGCTATCTTTTCTATGACTGACAGCGGCCTCAAAGAGATAATAAACCCATCCGGAATGTTTTTGAAGGAAAGAGATAATTCTTGTTCAGGCTCTTCCGTTACGCCTATTATAGAGGGGTCTCGCACTTTTCTTGTGGAAATTCAAGCCCTAGCAACAAAAAGCCCTTATCCTAATCCAATGAGAAAAACTACTGGATTTGATTCTAACAGATTTTCTCTGCTCCTTGCTGTCTTAGAAAAACGAGCCAACGTACGCTTGTACAACACCGATATTTTCATTTCAGTAATAGGCGGACTTAAACTTACTGAACCTGCTGCCGACCTGGCAGCTGCTCTGGCCATTCTGTCTTCCTTTTCAAGTAAAATTATTCCTGTCAATATGGCATTTCTAGGTGAACTCGGCCTTAATGGAGAAGTTCGAAGCGCTGCCCATATAGAAAAACGACTAAAAGAATGTTTGCTGATGGGGTTCTCTCGAATTGTTATCCCTCATAGACAACTTTCCTCTTTGCCTGAAAAACTGAAAAAAGAATTACAAATCATAGGGGTACGAACAATCCGTGATGCTATTGAACTCCTCGAATAA